The following is a genomic window from Caproiciproducens sp. CPB-2.
ACGTTGTCCTCATACAGCCGTTCAAAAAGCGTGTCCAGTTCCTTATCCCGCGCCAGCAGACCGTCAAGTTCCCTTTGCCGCAGCGACCTTTCACATGCCGCCGTTTTTGCCGAATGTCCGATAATCTCTTTCACGAAATCATCTTCATACTCGTCGGCAAACTGCGTGAGACGGCGTATTTCCTGCAAAACCACCTGCTCCAGAAAATCCAACCGTATGTAATGGGTGGAGGTGCATTTCCGGTATCCGGTGTTATGGTTGCAGCAGCTAAAAAACTTGATGTCGTGATTTCCCTGATTGAAGTGATAGTTGAGATTGCCGCCGCATTCAGGGCATTTCAGCAGTCCCGAGAAAATGCTTCGTTCTCCGCTGACCGTCGGTTTTTTCCGGCGGGTGCCACGACGCAAGCTCTGAACCTTCTCCCATGTTTCCCGGTCAATGACGGCTTCGTTGGCGTTGGGAAATACAACACGGTTTTCCTCGTCGTTGGCGATACGTTTTTTCAACTTGTACGACTTGGAATAGGTTTTGAAGTTAATCACGTCGCCGCAATATTCCTGCATGGTCAGAATCTTTCTGATCGTGGTGTGTCCCCATTGCGTGGGCAAAACGGAGCTTTTTGTCCCGCCGCGATTGATTCCTTTGATTTGCCAATAGGACATGGGATTGAGAATTCCGTCTCTTGCCAGCGCGGCGGTGGTTTCGGAAAGACCGTATCCGTCAAGCGCCATTTGATAAATGCGGCGAACGACAACGGCGGCTTCCTCGTCCACAATCCAGCGTTTCGCGTTGTCAGGGTCTTTCCGATACCCATAGGGCGGGGGGTGAAAGCGGGACGCCGGAATTCCCTTTGAGCTTATTGACGATGCGGCGCTTCTTGGAAATATCTTTCGCGTACCACTCGTTCATGATATTGCGAAACGGGGTAAATTCGTTATCGCTCTCGTCGCTGTCCACACCATCCGAAACGGCAATCAACCGTACATCGTGAGCAGGGAAAAAATCTTCGGTATAGTAGCCGACTTTCAAGTAATCGCGTCCGAGACGGGATAGGTCTTTTACAAGAACAGCCGATATAAAGCCTGCCTCAATTGCTTTTATCATCTGCTGAAAGCCGGGGCGGTCAAGAGTTGTTCCGCTTATCCCATCATCTACGAAAACCTGAATATCCTCGTATCCTTTTTCCTTTGCCACTTTTTTTAGAATAGCTTTTTGATTCGTAATGCTGTTGGATTCGCAATCAAGATTATCGTCACGGCTCAAACGGCAGTACAGGGCGGCGGTATTCATGTTGTGCTTTTTATTGTTTGACTGTTTCAAGACAGCCTCCTTTCCGGCAGTCAAACAAGCAGTATTTACACTTATAGTATACCGCTTCCGCCCGCCCGTGTTAAGGATGTCGCCGCCGCACAAACCTGTTCTGTATCAGCCTCCATGAGCTTTAACAGAATTGCCGTGATTGTTTCGCCCCGGTCTTTATATACCGGCGTCACAACAAAGTTGATTTTATTGACCTGATAAGTATATCGCTCTGTTTCTGATCTTTCCGGCATACTGTCTCCTTCCTGAACTATGTAAATTTTTTGAGCCTCCCCGTGTCCTGTGGGGAAACACCAAAGGGCGGCACCGGCTATGGTGCTGCCCTCTAATCTTG
Proteins encoded in this region:
- a CDS encoding recombinase family protein; this translates as MDEEAAVVVRRIYQMALDGYGLSETTAALARDGILNPMSYWQIKGINRGGTKSSVLPTQWGHTTIRKILTMQEYCGDVINFKTYSKSYKLKKRIANDEENRVVFPNANEAVIDRETWEKVQSLRRGTRRKKPTVSGERSIFSGLLKCPECGGNLNYHFNQGNHDIKFFSCCNHNTGYRKCTSTHYIRLDFLEQVVLQEIRRLTQFADEYEDDFVKEIIGHSAKTAACERSLRQRELDGLLARDKELDTLFERLYEDNVSGKINDERFAKMSKKYEQEQGENAAKVKALKSELRKAGGQLMTADNFLETIRRYTDAQELSQRMVTELIDHIDVYHAEKFEGQTVQRITIFYNCIGAFTVPERESIPEADVRLKTRKGVALSYSQAKAG
- a CDS encoding recombinase family protein; amino-acid sequence: MKQSNNKKHNMNTAALYCRLSRDDNLDCESNSITNQKAILKKVAKEKGYEDIQVFVDDGISGTTLDRPGFQQMIKAIEAGFISAVLVKDLSRLGRDYLKVGYYTEDFFPAHDVRLIAVSDGVDSDESDNEFTPFRNIMNEWYAKDISKKRRIVNKLKGNSGVPLSPPALWVSERP